From one Gossypium hirsutum isolate 1008001.06 chromosome D08, Gossypium_hirsutum_v2.1, whole genome shotgun sequence genomic stretch:
- the LOC121219854 gene encoding uncharacterized protein → MSVNHHQLLDSQQVEKSASNCAMHQYSNRTPSSQERGGQPGCHFSVTSTNDAGQIWYPNSGSTNHITNDVLTLNNPIEYTGMSQLLMGNGVPAPIIHEIKTRTVLLVGHIHKGLYHFDTSPQQGDSAGSVGGFQCAHTAEVHTRDGSCSMLELWHKRLGHPCIKTLHQVLRSCNIFPNKSTLPRVCAPCQLEKSHKLVSNDSQIVYSSPFELVV, encoded by the exons ATGTCAGTGAATCATCATCAACTTCTCGATTCACAACAGGTAGAAAAATCTGCATCAAATTGTGCAATGCATCAATACTCTAATAGAACTCCTAGTTCTCAAGAACGTGGTGGTCAACCAGGGTGTCATTTTTCAGTAACTTCTACCAATGATGCTGGTCAAATTTGGTACCCAAATTCAGGTTCCACAAACCATATTACCAATGATGTTTTGACACTCAATAATCCTATTGAATATACAGGTATGAGTCAACTTCTGATGGGCAATGGTGTTCCTGCTCCTATCATTCAT GAAATCAAGACAAGGACGGTTTTGCTGGTGGGTCACATCCATAAAGGGTTGTACCATTTTGATACATCACCACAACAAGGAGATTCTGCTGGTTCTGTTGGTGGTTTTCAGTGTGCACATACTGCTGAGGTTCACACTCGTGACGGTTCTTGTTCTATGTTAGAGTTGTGGCACAAAAGACTTGGCCACCCTTGTATAAAAACTCTTCATCAAGTACTTCGAAGTTGTAATATTTTTCCAAATAAGTCCACACTGCCTAGGGTATGTGCTCCTTGTCAGTTAGAAAAATCACATAAACTGGTTTCCAATGATTCTCAGATTGTATATTCTTCACCCTTTGAACTTGTTGTGTAA